One window of the Halobacillus litoralis genome contains the following:
- a CDS encoding cupin domain-containing protein, translating to MTKYMDYTSPQAQFAFDLNGSTLFKKDDQNLINILGVSQLNTLENSSLLDIYLSKHNVVEPHYHQNAAELVYCISGSAVVSMLNPFTKEILNFTITPGQVANVPQGWWHYEEATEDNTHLLAIFDAPTPEVILGSDILKFTPSQVMAHTYCMDEKDWIKTTAPVQPSTYIGPSCSNNQAQANQKQTNYPYPYPQPAMPYRNPSYNYYYHPYSY from the coding sequence ATGACAAAATATATGGACTACACTTCCCCTCAAGCTCAGTTTGCTTTTGACCTCAATGGAAGCACCCTGTTCAAAAAAGATGACCAAAACTTAATCAACATCCTTGGCGTAAGCCAGTTGAATACTCTTGAGAATTCCTCCCTTCTTGATATCTACCTTAGCAAGCATAATGTCGTTGAACCCCATTATCACCAAAATGCTGCCGAGCTCGTCTATTGCATATCAGGCTCAGCTGTAGTGTCTATGTTGAACCCCTTCACAAAAGAAATCCTCAACTTCACCATTACCCCGGGGCAAGTAGCCAATGTTCCTCAAGGCTGGTGGCATTATGAAGAAGCGACCGAAGACAACACTCATTTACTAGCTATCTTTGATGCCCCTACACCAGAAGTAATATTAGGATCCGATATCTTGAAGTTCACCCCGTCTCAGGTAATGGCTCATACCTATTGTATGGATGAAAAGGATTGGATCAAAACGACAGCCCCTGTACAGCCAAGTACTTATATTGGACCGTCCTGTTCAAATAACCAGGCACAAGCCAATCAAAAACAAACCAACTATCCATATCCCTATCCTCAACCAGCTATGCCTTACAGGAACCCATCATATAATTATTATTACCATCCATATTCATATTGA